The following coding sequences are from one Paenibacillus sp. FSL R5-0912 window:
- a CDS encoding TetR/AcrR family transcriptional regulator → MTPRTKEQNEDIRLRRLAQIRKAAADVFLDKGPLLEIRDVAAQAGLGYGTVYHYYSNKGDLLNDLLWDALDRAGGWMGAQREAPGKIPLEVLRDSTSMEATAGRHMGLAAVTDTMSTGAPDSLSGSGETAAAVEFEPATASVRLLQLWAEDHSVFLLYKLAGEGFTSLPEGRSSLLLNAFCQEVLMPFAALLETGSAVEGAAASGGNAAESPGKLQRAEMLLAAMTGCASLSLRRGKLHEEAGDIIRLLKF, encoded by the coding sequence ATGACTCCACGTACGAAGGAACAAAATGAGGATATCCGGCTGCGTCGGCTGGCACAGATCCGCAAAGCCGCAGCCGATGTGTTTTTGGATAAAGGGCCATTGCTGGAAATCCGCGATGTGGCCGCTCAGGCGGGACTCGGGTATGGTACGGTATATCACTATTACAGCAATAAAGGCGATTTGCTCAACGATCTGCTATGGGACGCGCTGGACCGGGCCGGGGGATGGATGGGTGCCCAGCGGGAGGCTCCGGGGAAAATCCCATTGGAGGTTCTACGCGATTCAACTTCAATGGAGGCAACGGCGGGTAGACATATGGGGTTGGCTGCTGTGACAGACACCATGAGCACGGGAGCCCCGGATTCCTTAAGCGGCAGCGGTGAAACGGCCGCAGCCGTAGAGTTTGAACCCGCCACCGCCAGCGTCCGGCTGCTACAGCTTTGGGCGGAGGACCACTCCGTATTCCTGCTTTATAAGCTGGCGGGGGAGGGCTTTACTTCGCTGCCTGAAGGGCGTTCATCCCTGCTCTTGAACGCTTTCTGCCAGGAGGTGCTCATGCCATTTGCTGCACTGCTGGAAACCGGGAGCGCGGTGGAGGGGGCTGCTGCTTCCGGCGGAAACGCAGCGGAATCACCGGGTAAGCTGCAGCGAGCGGAAATGCTACTGGCCGCCATGACTGGCTGCGCTTCACTTTCGCTTCGCCGTGGGAAGCTGCACGAGGAGGCCGGGGATATCATCCGGCTTCTGAAATTCTAG
- a CDS encoding TetR/AcrR family transcriptional regulator, which produces MKKQPEITEKTRQNFIDVFCELYSQKPIEKISVQEIAKKSGYNRSTFYQYFTDIYELLDSVENDLLNYIKEELANKKLAAYTVQDALHCLENQEYLSVLKALLGDYGSIRFIERLKREMILDRLELNVPHNDSLKPYLIEFQISTSLSLLRLWLQREKDLPPEEFHRLVDNLYTAGVTAYSN; this is translated from the coding sequence ATGAAAAAACAGCCCGAAATCACGGAAAAAACGAGACAAAATTTCATAGATGTTTTTTGTGAGCTGTATAGCCAAAAGCCGATTGAAAAAATCTCGGTGCAAGAGATTGCGAAGAAGTCAGGATATAACCGCAGCACCTTTTATCAATACTTCACTGATATTTACGAATTGTTGGACTCTGTTGAGAATGATTTGTTGAATTACATCAAAGAAGAGTTGGCGAATAAAAAGCTGGCTGCCTATACTGTTCAGGATGCGCTTCATTGTCTGGAAAACCAGGAATATCTCTCGGTCCTCAAGGCCCTCCTTGGTGATTATGGCAGTATTCGTTTTATTGAACGCTTGAAAAGAGAAATGATCCTGGATAGATTGGAATTAAACGTTCCGCACAACGATTCCTTAAAGCCATACCTGATTGAGTTTCAGATCTCAACCTCACTTTCTCTGCTTCGACTATGGCTTCAGCGGGAAAAGGATTTACCGCCTGAAGAATTCCACAGGTTAGTGGACAACCTATATACAGCGGGGGTAACGGCCTATTCGAATTAA
- a CDS encoding ankyrin repeat domain-containing protein — protein MSDEKNIAYIPEDHSLGISVITAIHTGDIPMLKLLLDENSGLAASRMVRNGELRSMLHIATDWPGHFPNNTATVAALIEAGADVNAPFTGPHSETPLHWAASCDDVEVLDLLLDAGADIEASGAVIAGGTPLDDAVAFAQWRAAHRLIERGAKAALWHAAALGLVDAMEAHFAGDPLSQQYPWGAGHSSPPDEVNVAFWCACHGGQRDAAEYLLDRKADINWISVWDGLTPLDAAQRNAATELVQWLQGLGAKSATGLL, from the coding sequence ATGAGTGATGAGAAGAACATAGCTTACATTCCAGAGGACCATTCGCTGGGTATTTCGGTAATTACAGCGATTCATACCGGCGATATCCCGATGCTGAAACTGCTGCTTGATGAGAATTCCGGGTTAGCCGCCTCAAGAATGGTAAGGAACGGGGAATTGCGTTCAATGCTGCATATTGCAACTGATTGGCCCGGCCATTTCCCTAACAATACAGCTACAGTTGCAGCACTGATAGAGGCCGGTGCGGATGTGAATGCCCCGTTTACTGGCCCGCACAGCGAGACCCCGCTTCATTGGGCTGCGAGCTGCGATGATGTCGAAGTACTTGATCTCCTCCTCGATGCCGGTGCTGACATCGAGGCTTCCGGTGCCGTCATAGCCGGCGGAACGCCGCTGGACGACGCAGTGGCATTCGCGCAATGGCGGGCAGCACATAGATTAATTGAGCGTGGAGCCAAAGCTGCTCTTTGGCATGCAGCTGCGTTGGGTCTGGTAGATGCTATGGAAGCTCACTTTGCCGGAGACCCGCTCTCACAGCAATACCCTTGGGGAGCGGGACACTCATCGCCTCCGGACGAGGTGAACGTCGCTTTCTGGTGCGCTTGCCACGGCGGACAACGAGATGCTGCCGAATACCTGCTCGACCGTAAGGCTGATATTAACTGGATTTCAGTGTGGGACGGCCTCACTCCCTTAGACGCTGCTCAGCGCAATGCTGCTACTGAGTTGGTACAATGGCTGCAGGGTCTGGGTGCTAAATCTGCTACCGGACTTCTTTGA
- a CDS encoding MFS transporter — MNPAISKPNYRLLLKHNADFRYLWLARASSVFGDSLYNLAISWLVYSMTGSSLQVGLVIVAKFLPEMIFGLFIGAWVDRLNKKILMQIADAAQALLTGILAVLMLTGQLQLLHIYLITVGLSIMGNLFATSQSSFLPELIADKTYLISANSLLSVSLQITRILGTVAGGILVASIGNSGAVIVDAVTFIVSLALIQQIKQRGKAGKNSRASTGLSIFAEIREGWQWLRGQTAMLVLILLGTLSNIALGPSNVLPPMLVGELLEGGSSELGIFNAAIAAGLLLGGLFVGSRSPRRIGLWFSCGLGVQGLGMCVIALSSALWPACFGNLILGFGVTVTVIPMSTLFQLLVPSPLRGRVNSISSMAFNISIPLTYGGVGILADRIGVEVCFGLAAALFAVCLIIGLTNHHLRSLDIQAPQLSPSPQTGQSL; from the coding sequence TTGAACCCCGCAATCAGCAAACCTAATTACAGACTCCTGTTAAAACATAATGCCGATTTCCGCTATCTATGGCTGGCCCGTGCCAGCTCCGTCTTCGGGGATTCCTTATACAATCTGGCTATCAGCTGGCTCGTGTACTCGATGACCGGCTCCTCGCTCCAGGTGGGGCTGGTCATTGTCGCCAAGTTCCTGCCAGAAATGATATTCGGTTTATTCATTGGCGCCTGGGTAGACCGCTTGAACAAAAAGATTCTGATGCAGATCGCTGATGCCGCTCAGGCCCTGCTCACCGGAATCCTTGCAGTACTCATGCTCACCGGGCAGCTTCAGCTGCTGCATATCTATCTGATCACAGTCGGCTTATCGATTATGGGCAACCTGTTTGCTACCTCGCAGAGCTCCTTTCTGCCTGAGCTCATCGCGGATAAAACCTATCTCATCTCAGCCAATTCACTGTTGTCCGTTTCCCTGCAAATCACCCGTATTCTCGGAACGGTTGCGGGTGGAATATTGGTGGCCTCCATTGGGAATTCAGGGGCTGTGATTGTGGATGCGGTAACCTTTATCGTCTCACTTGCTCTGATTCAGCAAATTAAGCAACGCGGCAAGGCCGGGAAGAATTCCCGCGCCTCCACCGGCTTATCGATCTTCGCGGAAATCCGCGAGGGCTGGCAATGGCTGCGGGGACAAACGGCCATGCTCGTGCTTATCCTTCTCGGTACGCTCAGCAATATTGCCTTAGGGCCAAGCAATGTGCTCCCCCCCATGCTGGTCGGTGAGCTGCTAGAAGGCGGTTCCAGTGAGCTCGGTATTTTCAATGCAGCTATAGCTGCGGGGTTACTTCTGGGCGGTCTGTTCGTCGGCAGCAGGTCTCCCCGGAGAATTGGTCTCTGGTTTTCCTGCGGCCTGGGAGTTCAAGGCCTTGGTATGTGTGTGATCGCCTTATCTTCCGCTCTCTGGCCGGCTTGCTTCGGCAACTTGATCCTGGGCTTTGGCGTAACAGTCACGGTGATCCCGATGAGCACCTTGTTCCAGCTGCTGGTTCCGTCTCCGCTTCGGGGGCGTGTCAATAGCATCAGCTCCATGGCCTTTAACATCTCCATCCCGTTAACCTATGGCGGAGTAGGTATTCTGGCCGACAGAATCGGCGTGGAGGTATGCTTCGGTCTTGCCGCTGCCTTGTTTGCCGTTTGTCTGATCATCGGGCTCACCAATCATCATCTGCGCAGCCTTGACATCCAGGCTCCACAGTTGTCCCCATCACCTCAGACCGGTCAATCGCTATAA
- the map gene encoding type I methionyl aminopeptidase, translating into MIILKSPREIDEMKQAGQIVADCYREVAKLIEPGITTQEINDFVARHITRLGGKQFTKGYNGFPAETCISINDVVAHGIPSNRAVMDGDLLKLDIVAEYDGWFGDSCVSYAVGNVRPEAQHLMKVTKECLDLGIAQAVPGGRLGDITSAIQQHAEASGYSVVRDLLAHGIGRSLHEEPSYEHIGIAGKGIRLKEGMVFTIEPMINEGTYRITIDDDEWTARTADGKLSAQYEHTIAITADGPLILTAQ; encoded by the coding sequence ATGATTATTCTAAAATCACCCCGAGAAATCGATGAGATGAAACAGGCGGGTCAAATCGTGGCGGATTGCTACCGCGAGGTGGCCAAACTGATCGAACCTGGGATTACCACCCAAGAAATCAATGACTTTGTAGCCAGGCACATCACCAGGCTGGGCGGCAAGCAGTTTACGAAAGGTTATAACGGGTTCCCCGCTGAAACCTGTATTTCGATTAACGATGTGGTGGCACACGGCATTCCTTCGAATCGGGCGGTTATGGATGGTGACTTGCTGAAGCTCGACATCGTCGCGGAATACGACGGATGGTTCGGCGATTCGTGTGTGAGCTATGCGGTGGGCAACGTCCGGCCGGAGGCGCAGCATTTAATGAAGGTGACGAAGGAATGTCTGGACCTGGGGATCGCCCAGGCGGTTCCCGGAGGCCGGCTCGGCGACATCACATCGGCGATTCAACAACACGCAGAAGCCAGCGGCTATTCCGTTGTGCGTGATCTGCTGGCTCACGGGATCGGGCGGAGCCTGCATGAAGAGCCGAGCTACGAGCATATCGGCATAGCCGGCAAAGGCATCCGGTTAAAGGAAGGCATGGTATTTACCATTGAACCCATGATCAACGAAGGTACGTACCGCATCACGATTGACGATGATGAGTGGACGGCAAGAACAGCAGACGGCAAGCTGTCGGCGCAATATGAGCATACGATCGCAATCACGGCGGACGGTCCGTTGATTCTAACTGCCCAATAA
- a CDS encoding B12-binding domain-containing radical SAM protein yields MVKTALIYPPVSDPTSGYHSLCCLAGYARQFGFEDIDIIDSNIDSWLYTVTPEQIGRTMQYINDRTAQLQALEQPTPIEQMELYYALKVQGMNFAGALPAALHTFRDETEFFDYRLYTSAVETVMLWMDALSLKGFPGQFRGFSLATSGFFNVFNSMDMRDTRITGVISAPFTDYFRNELIPGIITGGYSLVGISITYVAQLPFALSMAQHIRESCPEIRIIFGGTAVSDYWKYILIKSDFYAVFDSADACIIGEGESALVSILQALKHHKPLPASPNIALHPRYQAVHGASVLEIKYEDICSFPVPEYSKLPWEKYLSPFPFIYYSPSRGCYWNRCTFCDYGLNTDSPTSPWRQYPLDKIMEDLRTLAVTYKYIYFSVDVLSPALLLKLAAAIMEEGLDIRWGAEIRLEEYWTPERCALLQQSGCTAISVGFESGNQRILNLINKGTKVDRLQETIQMFSEARIGVQIMGFTGFPTETVDDALSSVDFLQHNSRHWTFGGLGQFVLTKGAIIAKEPERFGIQDLRPFEGEDIAWRLYYSEQTHLLANTSRWGPKELTEAKASLRSNLFDRPWVGGVDTAHSMFYHDRFGNKVLQVIRGTTQTAANENSILELNGHLLEGHYYLPVHKLFNRKNLDKILDISECDGKAVTAQNITELLSQWTPDCSNYPQPKEQQLFVRRDGTLFPFPVPMIEFLRNFVPGLSLTELLQQSAQHEFHTELWQHCISNRLLRLKRLPAAEA; encoded by the coding sequence ATGGTAAAAACTGCGCTAATATACCCTCCGGTCAGCGATCCTACTTCAGGTTATCACAGCCTATGTTGCTTGGCGGGCTATGCGCGGCAATTCGGCTTTGAAGATATTGATATTATTGATAGTAATATAGACTCCTGGCTGTATACCGTAACGCCTGAGCAAATCGGAAGAACAATGCAATATATAAATGACCGGACTGCGCAGCTTCAAGCACTGGAACAACCTACGCCCATTGAACAGATGGAGCTTTATTACGCGCTCAAAGTACAAGGCATGAATTTTGCCGGGGCGCTGCCAGCCGCGCTGCATACTTTTCGTGATGAAACAGAATTTTTTGACTACAGGCTGTATACCAGCGCCGTTGAGACCGTAATGCTCTGGATGGATGCCTTATCTCTAAAGGGCTTCCCGGGGCAATTCAGAGGGTTCAGCTTAGCCACTAGCGGATTTTTCAATGTATTTAACTCCATGGATATGCGCGATACCCGAATTACCGGAGTGATCTCTGCACCTTTCACCGATTATTTCAGGAACGAATTGATTCCCGGCATCATCACTGGCGGTTATTCTCTCGTCGGGATCAGCATCACCTATGTCGCCCAGCTTCCTTTCGCGCTCAGCATGGCGCAGCACATCCGGGAGAGCTGCCCGGAAATCCGGATTATATTTGGCGGGACTGCCGTCTCAGATTACTGGAAATATATTTTGATCAAAAGCGATTTCTATGCTGTATTTGACTCTGCAGATGCCTGCATTATCGGCGAAGGTGAAAGTGCACTGGTCTCTATCCTCCAGGCATTGAAGCACCATAAGCCGCTGCCTGCGTCACCGAACATTGCACTACATCCCCGGTACCAGGCGGTGCATGGTGCCTCCGTTCTGGAAATCAAATACGAAGATATCTGCTCCTTTCCGGTGCCGGAGTACAGCAAGCTGCCCTGGGAGAAATACTTATCCCCCTTTCCGTTCATTTACTATTCTCCTTCGCGGGGATGTTATTGGAACCGGTGCACCTTTTGTGATTACGGTTTAAATACCGATTCGCCTACCAGTCCCTGGCGGCAATACCCGCTGGATAAGATTATGGAAGATTTGAGGACGCTCGCCGTCACCTACAAATATATCTATTTCTCAGTGGACGTGTTATCTCCGGCCCTGCTGCTTAAGCTGGCGGCAGCGATTATGGAAGAAGGCCTTGACATCCGCTGGGGAGCGGAGATCCGGTTAGAGGAATACTGGACACCTGAACGCTGCGCTTTGCTTCAGCAAAGCGGATGTACCGCCATCTCGGTCGGATTTGAATCCGGCAACCAGCGGATATTGAATCTGATTAATAAAGGAACCAAGGTGGACCGGCTTCAGGAAACGATCCAAATGTTCAGCGAAGCCCGCATCGGCGTACAAATTATGGGATTCACCGGATTTCCTACGGAAACGGTTGACGATGCCCTGAGTTCAGTTGATTTTTTGCAGCATAACAGCAGGCACTGGACTTTTGGCGGGCTTGGCCAGTTCGTCTTAACCAAAGGTGCCATTATAGCCAAAGAACCGGAGCGCTTCGGCATTCAGGATCTCCGGCCTTTTGAGGGCGAAGATATCGCCTGGAGGCTATATTACAGTGAGCAAACGCACTTGCTTGCAAACACTTCCCGTTGGGGACCGAAGGAGCTGACAGAGGCCAAAGCATCCCTCAGAAGCAACCTGTTTGACCGTCCCTGGGTGGGGGGAGTGGATACTGCGCATTCGATGTTCTATCACGACCGGTTTGGGAACAAGGTCCTCCAGGTCATCAGAGGGACAACCCAGACGGCAGCTAACGAGAACTCAATTTTGGAATTAAACGGACACCTTCTAGAGGGACATTATTACCTTCCGGTCCACAAGCTTTTTAACAGAAAGAACCTGGATAAGATCCTGGACATCTCCGAATGCGATGGAAAGGCAGTCACCGCGCAAAACATTACTGAACTTCTAAGTCAATGGACACCGGATTGCTCCAATTACCCGCAGCCCAAAGAGCAGCAGCTGTTCGTCCGGCGGGATGGCACTCTTTTTCCGTTTCCTGTACCCATGATCGAGTTTTTGCGGAATTTCGTGCCTGGCTTAAGTTTGACAGAGCTGCTGCAGCAATCGGCGCAGCATGAGTTCCATACTGAGCTATGGCAACACTGTATCTCGAACCGGCTTCTGCGGCTGAAACGGTTACCGGCAGCAGAAGCTTGA
- a CDS encoding ketopantoate reductase family protein: MPVKQNRILIFGAGVIGSAYAIKFLEAGVDVTLFARSSRFIALKEKGLQYNEKGAVKAVQVKVIDMLENDDVYDFILVTVRYDQAESALLALKDNQSKNIVTMTNNSIGFASWLDIVGDRLLPAFPGAGGQIKEGILYARFPPKILIATMFGEIHGAVTERVENLAQLFKAAKLPYAINKDMRAYLITHSVSDIALLSVLHSDHKIIDEQTIRTRQTAHQITVTLKTYLRAIQKAGVAIHPSVFKFVLLCPNLILDFFFMLWLRSKMVKDMLLPDYADSANREIVQLRNDLLKLLSQNVSSSA, translated from the coding sequence ATGCCAGTAAAACAAAATAGAATTTTGATTTTTGGTGCAGGTGTTATAGGGAGCGCGTATGCAATCAAATTCTTGGAAGCAGGGGTGGATGTTACTCTGTTTGCGCGTTCTAGCCGGTTTATAGCCTTGAAAGAGAAAGGCCTGCAATATAATGAGAAAGGTGCTGTTAAAGCGGTACAGGTAAAAGTCATCGATATGCTTGAGAATGATGATGTATATGATTTTATTTTGGTAACCGTTCGTTACGATCAAGCCGAATCCGCGTTGCTGGCACTCAAAGACAATCAAAGCAAAAATATTGTTACCATGACTAATAATTCGATTGGATTTGCTTCGTGGCTGGATATTGTGGGAGACAGACTTTTACCGGCTTTTCCCGGGGCTGGCGGACAGATTAAAGAGGGGATTTTGTATGCCCGGTTCCCGCCAAAGATTCTGATAGCTACTATGTTTGGCGAAATACACGGTGCAGTGACAGAACGTGTAGAAAACCTCGCACAATTATTTAAAGCAGCAAAGCTTCCCTACGCAATCAATAAGGATATGAGAGCTTATCTAATTACACATTCCGTATCGGACATTGCACTGCTTAGTGTTTTACACTCTGACCATAAGATCATTGACGAACAAACAATCAGAACCAGACAAACGGCACACCAAATAACAGTCACCTTAAAAACGTATTTAAGGGCCATCCAAAAAGCTGGTGTTGCTATTCATCCATCTGTATTTAAATTTGTGCTTTTATGCCCAAACCTGATATTAGATTTTTTCTTTATGCTATGGCTGCGGAGTAAGATGGTGAAGGATATGCTGCTTCCGGATTACGCGGATAGTGCAAACAGGGAAATTGTGCAGCTGAGGAACGATTTATTGAAGCTCTTAAGCCAAAATGTTAGCTCTTCAGCTTAA